The following proteins come from a genomic window of Winogradskyella sp. PC-19:
- a CDS encoding TonB-dependent receptor, with product MKTTFKLFVMLLSVISFAQTTVKGTITDNTGQPLPGANIIIEGTTTGTSSDFDGKYIIDTDQAPPFKLVITYTGFETQTIEVTSNNQTIDVKMVEGNELDEIVISASRTPERIFESPVTVERFGLKEVKNTPSVDFYDGLENLKGVDINTNSLTFKSINTRGFASFANTRFMQLVDGMDNSAPALNFPLGNLLGMVETDVNSIELLPGAASALYGANAFNGILFMRSKSPFDNQGISGYIKRGITSQEAAGDNDYTDFGIRMAYKFSEKFAAKVNFGYLKGTDWAATSEEDRFNRGLTRADTDYDGINVYGDEVSTNIRDASGSGLIPDVVVSRTGYNERDLTDYNAESIKADWGLYFRPWANDFEIQYIGKLGLGNTIYQGANRYNIKNFFLQQHKLEIRNDNFFVRGYVTEDKAGDSYDMVFTGVNINRAWKSDGDWFGDYIGTYAGVLLSGNPSGLTDAQIHALSRQVADEVIDLPGQADNIERFLPGTPEFQNAFNQSINDPDLTTGSKFQDNSKIWHADANYNFSHLWDVAEVQVGGSFRTYSLNSSGTIYTDVDGPINYSEVGVYTQIQKSLELSDNVELKLTGSLRYDKSELFDGFFSPRLSAGFTVNENHNFRASFQTGFRNPTTQDLYIGLDVGRAILIGGAPDNPARDIRNYNVANNSLSAFGASILGSNSVNINGSGAYNNSFFASSVVDGFANTGNPADLQIANSNLAQPEQVTSFEVGYRGKVEGFVIDASAYFNAYKDFLANETVIAPFYGDVQLTQNIPGTSTPLAVAAIANGDFQAYQTYTNSDADINSYGGAIQVSKKIFNGFDLSANYTYTKLDFDVNANPDFRTNFNTPEHKVKVSFGKTEVIKNLGFNVAWRWSDNYFWEASFGDGEVPAFNVLDAQINYRIPSFKSTFKLGATNLLQDEYFTAFGTGFIGSQYYLSWTINNL from the coding sequence ATGAAGACAACCTTTAAGCTTTTTGTAATGCTTTTATCAGTGATTTCCTTTGCGCAAACCACAGTAAAAGGGACTATTACAGATAACACAGGGCAACCCCTACCTGGCGCTAATATTATAATAGAAGGGACGACAACTGGAACAAGTTCAGATTTTGATGGAAAATATATCATTGACACTGACCAAGCTCCACCTTTTAAACTTGTAATAACTTACACAGGTTTTGAAACTCAGACTATAGAAGTCACTTCTAACAACCAAACCATTGATGTAAAAATGGTTGAGGGTAATGAACTTGATGAGATTGTTATTTCTGCTTCAAGAACACCTGAACGAATTTTTGAATCTCCTGTAACTGTTGAACGTTTTGGATTAAAAGAAGTCAAAAACACACCTTCAGTAGATTTTTATGATGGATTAGAAAACCTTAAAGGTGTCGATATTAACACAAATAGTTTAACTTTTAAATCCATTAACACTAGAGGTTTTGCAAGTTTTGCAAATACACGTTTTATGCAGTTAGTAGATGGTATGGATAACTCTGCGCCAGCACTTAACTTTCCGTTAGGTAATCTATTAGGTATGGTAGAAACAGACGTTAATAGTATAGAGCTCTTACCTGGAGCTGCATCGGCATTATATGGTGCGAATGCATTTAACGGTATTCTTTTCATGAGAAGTAAAAGTCCTTTCGATAATCAAGGCATTAGTGGTTACATAAAAAGAGGTATTACTTCTCAAGAAGCTGCAGGTGATAATGATTATACCGATTTTGGTATTAGAATGGCATATAAATTCAGTGAGAAGTTTGCTGCTAAAGTTAACTTTGGATACTTAAAAGGAACTGACTGGGCTGCTACTAGTGAAGAAGACAGATTTAATAGAGGTCTTACAAGAGCTGATACTGATTATGACGGAATAAATGTTTATGGTGATGAAGTTTCTACAAATATTAGAGATGCTTCAGGTTCAGGACTTATACCTGATGTAGTCGTAAGTAGAACAGGATACAATGAAAGAGATTTAACTGACTATAATGCTGAAAGTATTAAAGCAGACTGGGGATTATATTTCCGACCTTGGGCAAATGATTTTGAAATCCAATATATTGGTAAACTTGGTTTGGGTAATACTATTTATCAGGGTGCAAACAGATATAATATAAAAAACTTCTTTTTACAGCAACACAAATTAGAAATCAGAAACGATAACTTCTTTGTAAGAGGATATGTAACAGAGGATAAGGCTGGAGACTCTTACGATATGGTATTCACAGGAGTAAACATTAACAGAGCATGGAAAAGTGATGGCGATTGGTTTGGAGATTATATAGGAACATATGCTGGTGTTTTATTATCAGGAAATCCGAGTGGTTTAACTGATGCTCAAATACATGCCTTATCTAGACAAGTTGCTGATGAAGTTATAGACTTACCTGGACAAGCAGACAATATTGAAAGATTTTTGCCAGGAACTCCAGAGTTTCAAAATGCATTTAACCAAAGTATAAATGACCCAGACTTAACAACAGGTTCTAAGTTTCAGGACAATTCTAAAATCTGGCATGCAGACGCAAACTATAACTTTAGTCACCTTTGGGATGTCGCTGAAGTACAGGTTGGTGGTTCATTCAGAACTTATAGCTTAAACTCTTCTGGCACCATTTATACTGATGTAGATGGTCCAATTAACTACTCTGAAGTAGGTGTTTACACACAAATTCAAAAATCCTTAGAGCTTTCTGATAATGTTGAGCTAAAACTCACAGGATCTTTAAGATATGATAAATCAGAATTATTTGATGGTTTCTTTTCACCAAGATTATCTGCTGGTTTTACCGTTAATGAAAATCATAACTTTAGAGCTTCTTTCCAAACAGGATTTAGAAACCCTACTACTCAAGATTTATATATTGGTTTAGATGTTGGTCGTGCAATCCTAATTGGTGGTGCTCCTGATAACCCTGCAAGAGATATCAGAAACTACAATGTAGCTAACAATTCACTCAGTGCATTTGGAGCTTCAATTTTAGGTTCAAACTCTGTTAATATAAATGGGTCTGGCGCTTACAATAATTCGTTCTTTGCAAGCTCGGTAGTTGATGGTTTTGCAAATACAGGAAACCCTGCAGACTTACAAATTGCAAATTCTAATCTAGCACAACCAGAACAAGTAACTTCTTTCGAAGTTGGTTACCGTGGTAAAGTAGAAGGTTTTGTAATCGATGCATCGGCTTATTTCAATGCTTACAAAGATTTCTTAGCTAATGAAACTGTGATTGCTCCTTTTTACGGAGATGTTCAGTTAACACAAAATATACCTGGAACATCAACGCCTTTAGCAGTTGCAGCAATTGCTAACGGAGACTTCCAAGCTTACCAAACGTATACTAATTCTGATGCAGATATTAATTCTTACGGTGGTGCTATACAAGTTTCTAAAAAAATATTTAATGGATTTGATTTAAGTGCTAACTACACGTATACAAAATTAGATTTTGACGTTAATGCCAATCCTGATTTTAGAACAAACTTTAACACACCAGAGCACAAAGTAAAGGTAAGCTTTGGTAAAACTGAAGTTATTAAAAACTTAGGTTTCAACGTGGCTTGGAGATGGAGTGATAATTACTTCTGGGAAGCATCTTTTGGAGACGGTGAAGTACCAGCATTTAATGTATTAGATGCTCAAATTAATTACAGAATACCAAGTTTCAAATCTACATTTAAGCTAGGTGCTACTAACTTATTACAAGATGAATACTTTACTGCTTTTGGTACAGGATTTATTGGTTCGCAGTACTACCTTTCATGGACAATTAATAACTTATAA
- a CDS encoding Y-family DNA polymerase, with translation MYALVDCNNFYASCERVFNPNLEGRPVAILSNNDGCVISMSDEAKAIKLPFGAPIFKWESFCKTNDISVLSSNYPLYGDMSHRVMRILEQFSPEVEVYSIDEAFLKFEGFENYDLKDYGLKIRKRILKWTGIPTCVGIAPTKALSKVANKIARKFPDETKGSYVIDSDKSRIKALKWMDIGDVWGIGRGLKKRLEAKGCKTAYDFTQLDDNWVRKTLSIVVWRLKKDLEGISKIEMEEPARKKAIATTRSFDYTYDDINYIKERISTFATICSEKLRVQKSSCHSIVVMLRSDKHKEGAEQHRGSIMVSFPYPTDSSLLISQQAVKAVERLYKKGIRYKKAGVMVTGLVPTDNYQLDLFSSEDPKHKPLMSAIDALNKKYKNHKIRLGNQDLKRTWKMRQERLSPRYTTNIKDILIVK, from the coding sequence ATGTATGCTTTAGTCGATTGTAATAATTTTTACGCCTCTTGTGAGCGCGTTTTTAACCCTAATTTAGAAGGAAGACCCGTTGCTATTCTTAGTAATAACGACGGTTGTGTTATTTCTATGAGTGATGAAGCTAAAGCAATAAAGTTGCCGTTTGGCGCGCCTATTTTTAAGTGGGAGAGCTTCTGTAAAACGAATGATATTTCGGTATTATCATCTAACTATCCATTATACGGCGACATGAGTCATCGAGTTATGAGAATCCTAGAGCAGTTTTCGCCAGAAGTCGAAGTCTATAGTATCGACGAAGCATTTTTAAAGTTTGAAGGCTTTGAAAATTACGATTTAAAAGACTATGGGCTTAAGATTAGAAAACGAATTTTGAAGTGGACTGGCATTCCAACATGCGTAGGTATTGCGCCAACAAAGGCTTTGAGTAAAGTTGCTAATAAAATAGCTAGAAAGTTTCCAGATGAAACCAAAGGCAGCTACGTTATAGATTCTGATAAAAGCCGAATTAAAGCCCTAAAATGGATGGACATTGGTGATGTTTGGGGTATCGGTCGTGGACTAAAAAAACGACTTGAAGCCAAAGGATGTAAAACAGCTTATGATTTTACACAACTCGATGATAATTGGGTACGAAAAACATTATCCATTGTCGTATGGCGCTTAAAAAAAGATTTAGAAGGTATTTCTAAAATTGAAATGGAAGAGCCAGCACGCAAAAAAGCCATTGCTACAACCCGAAGCTTCGACTACACCTACGACGACATTAATTATATAAAAGAACGAATTTCTACCTTTGCTACCATCTGTTCCGAAAAATTACGTGTACAAAAATCGAGTTGCCATAGTATTGTTGTAATGCTACGAAGTGATAAACACAAAGAAGGTGCAGAGCAACATCGCGGAAGTATAATGGTGAGTTTTCCGTACCCAACAGATTCTTCTTTATTAATTAGTCAACAAGCAGTAAAAGCTGTAGAGCGACTTTATAAAAAAGGAATCAGATACAAAAAAGCTGGTGTTATGGTTACAGGATTAGTACCAACAGATAATTATCAATTGGATTTGTTTAGTTCTGAAGACCCAAAGCATAAGCCTTTAATGTCTGCCATTGATGCACTAAATAAAAAGTACAAAAATCATAAAATAAGGCTTGGGAACCAGGATTTAAAACGTACATGGAAAATGCGCCAAGAACGTTTATCGCCAAGATATACCACGAATATTAAAGATATATTGATAGTTAAATAA
- a CDS encoding helix-turn-helix domain-containing protein has translation MSIKVNLDIMLVKRNMKSKELAEIIGITTANMSILKSGKAKAVRFSTLEAICKALDCQPSDILEYVED, from the coding sequence ATGTCCATAAAAGTAAACTTAGACATCATGTTGGTTAAGCGTAATATGAAAAGTAAGGAGCTTGCTGAAATTATTGGTATTACTACTGCTAACATGTCTATACTAAAATCTGGAAAAGCAAAAGCAGTTCGATTCTCAACTTTAGAAGCTATATGTAAAGCTTTGGATTGCCAGCCAAGCGACATTTTAGAGTACGTTGAAGATTAA
- a CDS encoding G-D-S-L family lipolytic protein: MMKNIKHIALSLLSIGFMACENETLDDLRNRGQEEPVVLEDFNAGSLNASNYVSMGNSLTAGFADSALYKVSQENSTPAILAQQFQMLANGGAFTQPLTNDNIGGLLAGGTPLPGFGPRLVFDGSGPAPLSSIVGPIQPTTDIILNNPTGPFNNLGVPGAKSFHLLAPGYGDLNGVFAMPATANPYFVRMASSPGTSVIADAVAQQPSFFSLWIGNNDVLGYALSGGDGSDPITPMAGVPGVGFEASYQAIVATMAGNVPGVQGILANIPNVTAIPNFTTVTHDIIPLDAATATAVNGAYAQYNGGLQAAAANNIIDADELAARTINFTASANNAVVIEDETLTPITLPTGPGTFVTLPNIRQATSADLFVLASASFIGTEAQPGNPLSVNGVAIPLADRWVLLPSEQAEIAAATAQYNQVISAVASANGYALLDANTLLDQLASTGIETSGLVITSDLVTGGAFSLDGVHPNSRGYAFIANEMLKAIDATYGSNFEASGNLVDVSTYNTNYSPGLLQ; this comes from the coding sequence ATGATGAAAAATATTAAACATATAGCGTTGTCTCTTCTTAGTATAGGTTTTATGGCCTGTGAGAACGAAACACTAGACGATTTAAGAAACAGAGGTCAAGAAGAGCCTGTTGTTTTAGAAGATTTTAATGCAGGTTCATTAAATGCTTCTAACTACGTATCTATGGGTAATTCACTTACTGCAGGTTTTGCAGATAGTGCTTTGTACAAAGTATCTCAAGAGAATTCTACGCCTGCAATATTAGCGCAACAATTCCAGATGCTTGCTAACGGTGGTGCGTTTACTCAACCATTAACAAATGATAATATTGGTGGTCTTTTAGCTGGTGGAACTCCGCTTCCTGGTTTTGGGCCAAGACTTGTATTTGACGGATCAGGTCCTGCACCTTTATCTAGTATCGTAGGTCCAATACAACCAACTACAGACATTATTCTTAACAATCCAACTGGACCTTTTAATAATCTTGGTGTACCTGGAGCAAAAAGCTTCCATTTATTAGCGCCAGGTTATGGTGATTTAAATGGTGTTTTTGCAATGCCAGCAACAGCTAATCCTTATTTTGTTAGAATGGCAAGTAGTCCAGGAACAAGTGTTATCGCTGATGCAGTAGCGCAACAACCATCATTTTTCTCTCTTTGGATTGGAAACAATGATGTTTTAGGATATGCGCTTTCTGGAGGTGATGGTTCAGACCCAATAACACCAATGGCAGGTGTTCCTGGTGTTGGTTTCGAAGCATCTTATCAAGCTATTGTAGCTACTATGGCAGGTAATGTTCCTGGCGTTCAAGGTATTTTAGCTAATATTCCAAATGTAACAGCTATACCTAACTTTACAACAGTAACTCACGATATAATACCTCTTGATGCAGCAACTGCAACAGCAGTTAATGGTGCTTATGCACAATATAATGGAGGTTTACAAGCGGCAGCAGCAAACAATATAATTGACGCTGATGAATTAGCTGCTAGGACAATAAATTTTACAGCCTCTGCTAACAACGCAGTTGTAATTGAGGATGAAACATTAACTCCTATTACATTACCTACGGGACCAGGAACATTTGTAACATTACCAAATATAAGACAAGCAACATCTGCTGATTTATTCGTCTTAGCTAGTGCTTCTTTTATTGGAACAGAAGCTCAACCTGGTAATCCTTTATCTGTTAATGGTGTCGCAATTCCTTTAGCAGACAGATGGGTATTATTACCAAGTGAACAAGCAGAAATAGCTGCAGCAACTGCGCAATACAATCAAGTGATTTCTGCAGTAGCTAGTGCTAACGGATATGCATTATTAGATGCTAATACACTACTAGATCAATTAGCTTCTACTGGTATAGAAACTAGTGGACTTGTAATTACATCTGATTTAGTTACTGGTGGTGCATTCTCTTTAGATGGTGTTCACCCTAACTCTAGAGGATACGCATTTATAGCTAATGAAATGCTAAAAGCAATAGATGCTACATATGGTTCTAACTTTGAAGCATCTGGTAATCTAGTAGATGTTTCTACTTACAACACAAACTATTCACCTGGATTATTACAATAA
- a CDS encoding F0F1 ATP synthase subunit epsilon, whose amino-acid sequence MYLEIVSPEATLFSGDVTSVAVPGVNGEFEMLNSHAPIVSILKAGLVKISGNISLEEEVADKFTIENGKTMLAINSGTLEINDNKIIILAD is encoded by the coding sequence ATGTATTTAGAAATTGTATCACCAGAAGCCACTTTATTTAGCGGAGATGTAACTAGCGTTGCAGTTCCTGGCGTAAACGGAGAGTTTGAAATGCTTAACAGCCACGCTCCTATCGTATCAATACTTAAAGCTGGTCTAGTAAAAATCAGTGGTAATATTTCTTTAGAAGAAGAGGTTGCTGATAAATTTACAATAGAAAATGGAAAAACTATGTTAGCCATTAACTCTGGGACTTTAGAAATAAATGACAATAAAATAATTATCCTTGCAGATTAA
- a CDS encoding LexA family protein has protein sequence MIAPKSESLIFFIPERTDDNGAHFFDTGISAGFPSPAEDFKEQRLSLDDELVKNKEATFYARVSGQSMIGAGLDDNDLLVIDRSLEPENNKIAVCFLDGEFTVKRLRVSNDEVWLQPENPNYPIIKITEANTFVIWGIVTNVIKKV, from the coding sequence ATGATAGCTCCAAAATCTGAAAGTCTTATATTTTTTATACCAGAGCGTACTGATGATAATGGTGCGCATTTTTTCGATACCGGAATTTCGGCGGGATTTCCTTCACCAGCGGAAGATTTTAAAGAGCAACGTTTATCTCTTGACGATGAGTTGGTGAAAAATAAGGAAGCGACTTTTTATGCAAGAGTTAGTGGGCAATCCATGATTGGAGCAGGTTTAGATGACAACGATTTATTAGTTATAGACCGAAGTCTGGAGCCAGAAAATAATAAGATAGCCGTTTGTTTCTTGGATGGAGAATTTACAGTAAAACGTCTTAGAGTTTCAAATGATGAAGTCTGGCTTCAGCCTGAGAACCCTAATTATCCAATTATAAAAATCACAGAAGCTAATACCTTCGTTATTTGGGGAATTGTAACAAATGTTATTAAAAAAGTGTAA
- the atpD gene encoding F0F1 ATP synthase subunit beta, whose product MSKVTGKVAQIVGPVIDVEFAAGSELPKIYDSLEINNQDGSKLVLEVQSHIGEDTVRTIAMDSSDGLSRGTEVVATGAPIQMPIGGDVYGRLFNVIGDAIDGLGDLPKSGDAGLPIHRSAPKFEELSTSTEVLFTGIKVIDLIEPYAKGGKIGLFGGAGVGKTVLIQELINNIAKGHGGLSVFAGVGERTREGNDLLREMLESGIIKYGDDFMHSMEEGGWDLQKVDKTAMKDSKATFVFGQMNEPPGARARVALSGLTIAEYFRDGAGDGQGKDVLFFVDNIFRFTQAGSEVSALLGRMPSAVGYQPTLATEMGAMQERITSTKKGSITSVQAVYVPADDLTDPAPATTFAHLDATTVLSRKIAELGIYPAVDPLDSTSRILTADILGDEHYDCAQRVKELLQRYKELQDIIAILGMEELSEEDKMAVGRARRVQRFLSQPFHVAEQFTGIPGVLVDIKETIKGFNMIMDGELDHLPEAAFNLKGSIEEAIEAGEKMLAEA is encoded by the coding sequence ATGTCTAAAGTTACAGGTAAAGTTGCACAAATCGTAGGTCCAGTTATCGATGTAGAATTCGCTGCTGGTTCAGAACTTCCTAAGATTTATGATTCGTTAGAGATTAATAACCAAGATGGTTCAAAATTAGTATTAGAAGTACAATCTCACATTGGTGAAGATACTGTTCGTACTATTGCTATGGACTCATCAGATGGTTTAAGTAGAGGAACAGAAGTTGTTGCAACTGGCGCTCCAATACAAATGCCTATAGGTGGTGATGTTTACGGGCGTCTTTTCAATGTAATTGGTGATGCAATTGATGGTCTAGGAGATTTACCTAAATCTGGTGACGCTGGTCTTCCGATACACAGAAGCGCACCAAAATTTGAAGAATTATCAACTTCTACTGAAGTTTTATTTACAGGTATTAAGGTAATCGATTTAATTGAACCTTATGCAAAAGGTGGTAAGATTGGATTATTTGGTGGTGCTGGTGTAGGTAAAACAGTATTAATCCAAGAGTTGATTAACAATATTGCAAAAGGACACGGTGGACTTTCTGTATTCGCAGGAGTAGGTGAAAGAACACGTGAAGGAAACGATTTACTTCGTGAGATGTTAGAGTCAGGAATTATCAAGTATGGTGATGACTTTATGCATTCTATGGAAGAAGGTGGTTGGGATCTTCAAAAAGTAGATAAAACTGCTATGAAGGATTCTAAAGCAACTTTCGTATTCGGACAAATGAATGAGCCTCCTGGAGCTCGTGCTCGTGTAGCACTTTCTGGATTAACTATAGCAGAATATTTCCGTGATGGTGCTGGAGATGGACAAGGAAAAGATGTACTTTTCTTCGTAGATAACATCTTCCGTTTTACACAAGCCGGTTCTGAAGTATCTGCATTATTAGGTCGTATGCCATCAGCGGTAGGTTACCAACCTACTTTAGCAACTGAAATGGGTGCGATGCAAGAACGTATTACTTCTACTAAAAAAGGATCTATTACATCTGTTCAAGCGGTTTATGTACCTGCGGATGATTTAACGGATCCAGCACCAGCAACAACGTTTGCTCACTTAGATGCAACAACGGTATTATCTCGTAAAATTGCTGAGTTAGGTATTTACCCAGCTGTAGATCCATTAGATTCTACATCTAGAATTTTAACTGCTGATATTTTAGGAGATGAGCATTATGATTGTGCTCAAAGAGTAAAAGAGTTATTACAACGTTATAAGGAATTGCAAGATATCATCGCCATCTTAGGTATGGAAGAATTATCTGAAGAAGATAAAATGGCTGTAGGTCGTGCACGTCGTGTTCAACGTTTCTTATCTCAACCATTCCACGTAGCTGAGCAATTTACAGGTATTCCTGGTGTATTAGTAGATATTAAAGAAACTATTAAAGGTTTTAATATGATTATGGACGGTGAGTTAGATCACTTACCAGAAGCAGCATTTAACCTTAAAGGTTCTATCGAAGAAGCTATTGAAGCTGGAGAAAAAATGTTAGCTGAAGCTTAA
- a CDS encoding lectin-like domain-containing protein, which translates to MSVKNQIILIFLLFSGSILHAQLNATTIGDAVDQGNNCFIITQDLGFQSGGVWYDNAIDFDNDFTINYQNNFGNKDNNGADGMALVFKRNPTPQLGSAGGGMGYEGITESLIIEFDTYQNNIPSEGLLADPIFDHIAIQRDGNPFHNNPSANLAGPIQASLTSQNIEDGNTHEIKIEWIAAINRLNVYFDCELRLSLIQDVKNNIFSGDDSVFFGFVGSTGGQSNLHQVCFNSISFIDNLQLQNETICLNDDIQVDASIPSGVTYAWSPTIGVSNPNIANPSFSPNSTTIYTVTISDICGDTTVDDFLLVVLPVETPTFNSVGPICEGGSLTSLPTTSLEGITGTWSPTLNNTVTTTYTFTPNANSCANQTTLDIVVIPLTVPTFDAVAPICEGDTITALPTTSNNGITGTWSPALDNTVTTIYTFTPDTGQGCVDTTTLQIDVTPPTTPSFDAVNPVCEGDTMTPLPTTSLNGFTGTWSPALDNTTTTTYTFTPDAMQCAESTTLQIVVNTPIDPTFDAVDTICEGDTMMPLPTTSNNGVTGTWSPALDNSTTTTYTFTPNAAECANTTTLQIVVSSRIDPIFDAVATICEGDILTDLPTTSNNGISGTWSPVLNNSATTTYTFTPNIDECANTALLTIDVTPNTTPTFDVVNPICPGEFLAELPLTSNNGITGTWSPALDNTITTIYTFTPDTGQGCVVNTTLEIVVTPPVVPTFDLPESICEDEITSPLPTISLEGVTGAWSEPINNQMTTTYTFIPDPNQCASSIEATIDVIPFSQLEFTIELISEAFSSNQIVEVNVTGGNGIYEYQLDNGLWVNNNTFMNITGCNDHIMKVRQIDGCSNIATETFTVLDYPKFFTPNGDSDNPTWNINCLRDRPGALITIFNRYGKLLKQMSPNSPGWDGTFNGNPMPTSDYWFRADYFNDDGNATTFSSHFSLKR; encoded by the coding sequence TTGAGTGTAAAAAATCAAATAATCCTCATATTCTTACTTTTTTCTGGTTCTATACTGCATGCGCAACTCAATGCAACAACAATAGGAGATGCTGTAGATCAAGGAAATAATTGTTTTATCATTACCCAAGATTTAGGTTTTCAATCTGGAGGCGTTTGGTATGATAATGCCATAGATTTTGACAATGATTTCACTATTAATTACCAAAATAACTTTGGTAACAAGGACAATAATGGTGCCGATGGTATGGCACTTGTTTTTAAAAGAAATCCAACGCCTCAGTTAGGAAGTGCTGGTGGCGGTATGGGATATGAAGGTATAACGGAGTCTTTAATTATAGAATTTGACACCTATCAGAATAATATTCCCTCTGAAGGTCTTTTAGCGGATCCAATATTTGACCATATTGCTATCCAACGTGATGGAAATCCTTTTCATAACAATCCAAGTGCAAATTTAGCTGGACCTATACAGGCAAGTCTTACATCTCAAAATATTGAAGATGGAAATACGCATGAGATAAAAATTGAATGGATTGCTGCAATAAACAGACTTAATGTATATTTTGATTGTGAATTAAGGCTGAGTTTAATTCAAGACGTAAAGAATAATATTTTTTCTGGAGATGATTCTGTCTTTTTTGGTTTTGTAGGATCAACAGGTGGTCAATCTAATTTACACCAAGTCTGTTTTAATAGTATTTCATTTATAGATAATTTGCAATTGCAAAACGAAACTATATGTCTTAATGATGACATTCAAGTAGATGCAAGCATTCCTAGCGGTGTAACTTATGCTTGGTCACCAACCATAGGAGTAAGTAATCCTAATATTGCTAATCCATCATTTTCTCCAAACAGTACAACTATTTACACAGTGACTATTAGTGATATTTGTGGAGATACTACTGTAGATGATTTTCTATTAGTGGTTTTACCAGTTGAAACACCCACGTTTAATTCTGTAGGACCTATTTGTGAAGGTGGATCATTAACATCTCTACCAACAACATCTTTAGAAGGCATTACAGGCACATGGTCACCTACATTAAATAATACAGTGACGACAACTTACACCTTTACTCCAAACGCTAATAGTTGTGCAAATCAGACAACTCTAGATATTGTTGTCATACCACTAACCGTGCCTACATTTGACGCTGTAGCTCCAATATGTGAAGGTGATACAATCACTGCTTTACCAACAACGTCAAATAACGGAATTACTGGGACATGGTCTCCAGCTTTAGACAATACGGTGACTACAATTTATACATTTACGCCAGATACTGGTCAAGGTTGTGTAGATACTACGACATTGCAAATTGATGTTACGCCTCCAACAACTCCTAGTTTTGATGCGGTCAATCCTGTTTGTGAAGGAGATACAATGACACCATTACCAACGACATCACTCAATGGCTTTACAGGTACATGGTCACCAGCGTTAGATAATACAACGACAACGACATACACATTTACGCCAGATGCTATGCAATGTGCAGAAAGTACAACCTTACAAATTGTAGTAAATACACCAATTGATCCAACTTTTGATGCCGTTGATACAATATGCGAAGGAGATACTATGATGCCATTACCAACAACATCTAACAATGGAGTTACTGGAACATGGTCGCCAGCCTTAGATAATTCCACAACTACAACATATACATTTACACCAAATGCAGCAGAATGTGCTAATACTACAACTTTACAAATTGTAGTATCATCGAGGATTGACCCAATCTTTGATGCTGTAGCAACCATCTGCGAAGGCGATATTTTAACTGATTTACCAACGACATCCAATAACGGTATTTCTGGTACATGGTCGCCAGTCCTAAATAATAGTGCTACAACAACCTATACATTTACGCCAAATATAGATGAGTGTGCTAATACAGCACTATTAACTATAGATGTAACACCGAATACAACACCAACTTTTGATGTTGTAAACCCGATTTGTCCTGGTGAGTTTTTGGCAGAATTACCACTAACGTCTAACAACGGAATAACAGGGACATGGTCGCCAGCTTTGGACAATACAATAACAACAATCTATACATTTACGCCAGACACAGGTCAAGGTTGTGTAGTAAATACCACATTAGAAATTGTGGTGACACCACCAGTAGTACCAACGTTTGATTTACCAGAATCCATTTGCGAAGACGAAATCACAAGTCCATTGCCAACAATTTCCTTGGAAGGTGTCACAGGTGCTTGGTCAGAGCCGATAAATAACCAAATGACGACGACCTATACATTTATACCAGACCCAAATCAATGTGCATCTAGTATTGAAGCAACAATAGATGTTATTCCGTTTAGTCAATTGGAATTTACTATTGAATTAATTTCGGAAGCATTTAGTAGTAATCAAATTGTTGAGGTTAATGTGACTGGTGGAAACGGTATATATGAGTATCAATTAGATAATGGACTGTGGGTGAATAATAATACATTTATGAATATTACAGGTTGTAACGACCATATCATGAAAGTGAGACAAATCGATGGTTGTAGTAATATTGCAACAGAAACATTTACTGTATTGGATTATCCCAAATTTTTCACTCCAAATGGCGATAGTGATAATCCAACTTGGAATATCAATTGCCTACGTGATAGACCAGGAGCCCTCATTACTATTTTTAATAGATATGGCAAATTATTAAAACAAATGAGCCCAAACAGTCCAGGTTGGGATGGTACATTTAACGGAAACCCTATGCCTACAAGTGACTATTGGTTTAGAGCAGATTATTTTAATGACGACGGAAATGCAACAACATTTTCATCACATTTTTCATTAAAACGCTAA